A single genomic interval of Hevea brasiliensis isolate MT/VB/25A 57/8 chromosome 4, ASM3005281v1, whole genome shotgun sequence harbors:
- the LOC110641378 gene encoding uncharacterized protein LOC110641378 isoform X1 → MHCTKFQKSNINKESHDRINKGNKLFLCFRPVVMDGSGSVNGSRGNSNSFVKYIEMNHKDGVVFPRMYPALSSSPKSPFLPTMEKDAAGHRKKKTKRKFLRAVKAVLFETTLAKRIKKKAFPGKTKQSKGDPSAKAEKNLMGSSSFQSLSRKNDGTNVTFAPIMNSSARTSRNSSLNSTISKSDRRLPFESYNNSMETKKNLDMKQEKFGKGHYSSNAGLFLLLVTLLVLVFWGKVYAILCTSTWLFFVPNWNSGKKLLKNKANSGSMDLDEYKKKIVMEGILDRDRSRAP, encoded by the exons ATGCACTGTACCAAGTTCCAAAAATCCAACATCAACAAGGAATCTCATGATAGAATAAACAAAGGAAACAAGCTTTTCTTATGTTTTAGACCGGTGGTCATGGATGGCTCAGGCTCTGTTAATGGTAGCAGGGGAAATTCAAATTCCTTTGTCAAGTACATTGAGATGAACCATAAAGATGGAGTGGTTTTTCCACGGATGTACCCTGCTTTATCATCATCACCAAAATCACCCTTCTTACCAACAATGGAGAAAGATGCCGCTGGTCACCGGAAAAAGAAAACTAAGAGGAAGTTCTTGCGTGCTGTTAAGGCTGTACTCTTCGAGACAACACTG GCTAAAAGGATCAAGAAAAAAGCGTTTCCAGGGAAGACGAAGCAGTCTAAAGGCGATCCATCGGCAAAAGCTGAAAAGAATTTGATGGGAAGCTCATCATTTCAAAGTCTTTCCAGGAAAAATGACGGAACAAATGTTACTTTTGCTCCTATTATGAATTCGTCTGCCAGGACTTCACGTAATTCATCACTGAATTCCACGATTTCAAAGTCTGACAGGAGACTTCCATTTGAATCATATAATAATTCAATGGAAACCAAAAAGAATCTGGACATGAAGCAAGAGAAATTTGGAAAAGGGCATTATAGTTCTAATGCAGGGTTGTTCTTGCTTCTGGTGACTCTCTTGGTTCTGGTCTTCTGGGGTAAGGTATATGCTATTTTGTGCACTTCGACTTGGCTTTTCTTTGTTCCAAACTGGAATTCTGGAAAGAAATTACTGAAAAATAAGGCTAATTCAGGATCAATGGATTTAGACGAGTACAAGAAGAAGATCGTTATGGAAGGGATACTGGACAGGGACCGCAGCCGTGCTCCATAG
- the LOC110641378 gene encoding uncharacterized protein LOC110641378 isoform X2 — MHCTKFQKSNINKESHDRINKGNKLFLCFRPVVMDGSGSVNGSRGNSNSFVKYIEMNHKDGVVFPRMYPALSSSPKSPFLPTMEKDAAGHRKKKTKRKFLRAVKAVLFETTLAKRIKKKAFPGKTKQSKGDPSAKAEKNLMGSSSFQSLSRKNDGTNVTFAPIMNSSARTSRNSSLNSTISKSDRRLPFESYNNSMETKKNLDMKQEKFGKGHYSSNAGLFLLLVTLLVLVFWGKDQWI; from the exons ATGCACTGTACCAAGTTCCAAAAATCCAACATCAACAAGGAATCTCATGATAGAATAAACAAAGGAAACAAGCTTTTCTTATGTTTTAGACCGGTGGTCATGGATGGCTCAGGCTCTGTTAATGGTAGCAGGGGAAATTCAAATTCCTTTGTCAAGTACATTGAGATGAACCATAAAGATGGAGTGGTTTTTCCACGGATGTACCCTGCTTTATCATCATCACCAAAATCACCCTTCTTACCAACAATGGAGAAAGATGCCGCTGGTCACCGGAAAAAGAAAACTAAGAGGAAGTTCTTGCGTGCTGTTAAGGCTGTACTCTTCGAGACAACACTG GCTAAAAGGATCAAGAAAAAAGCGTTTCCAGGGAAGACGAAGCAGTCTAAAGGCGATCCATCGGCAAAAGCTGAAAAGAATTTGATGGGAAGCTCATCATTTCAAAGTCTTTCCAGGAAAAATGACGGAACAAATGTTACTTTTGCTCCTATTATGAATTCGTCTGCCAGGACTTCACGTAATTCATCACTGAATTCCACGATTTCAAAGTCTGACAGGAGACTTCCATTTGAATCATATAATAATTCAATGGAAACCAAAAAGAATCTGGACATGAAGCAAGAGAAATTTGGAAAAGGGCATTATAGTTCTAATGCAGGGTTGTTCTTGCTTCTGGTGACTCTCTTGGTTCTGGTCTTCTGGGGTAAG GATCAATGGATTTAG